A region of Allocoleopsis franciscana PCC 7113 DNA encodes the following proteins:
- a CDS encoding mevalonate kinase family protein: MKIFVPGRLCLFGEHSDWAGNYRRLNPKLKPGYTLLTGTNQGLYAEVKPHPTHLILRTSLHDGTRPEPLVLPMEPQALLAEAEQGGFFSYAAGVAYQGLTYYHVGGLEIDNYLTDLPIKKGLSSSAALCVLIARAFNKLYDLKLTIRGEMELAYLGEITTPSRCGRMDQACAYGGQSILMIFDGERTEVIELKVPNNLFFVIVDLGASKNTQEILNQLNQCYPFATTQVQQNVQNYLDSISSTITQEAVDALQKGEAERMGNLMRRAQAEFDRYLIPACPSQLTAPILHKILNYAPIQPYIWGGKGVGSQGDGTAQFIVKDEESQQRVIAIIERDFPQMQALKLTIYANS; encoded by the coding sequence CTATACATTGCTGACTGGAACCAATCAGGGACTTTATGCCGAGGTGAAACCTCATCCCACTCACTTGATTCTTCGCACTTCGCTGCATGATGGAACTCGTCCAGAACCGCTGGTGTTGCCGATGGAACCGCAGGCTTTACTGGCTGAAGCTGAACAGGGCGGATTTTTTAGCTATGCGGCTGGTGTTGCCTACCAAGGTCTCACTTACTACCATGTTGGTGGTCTGGAAATTGACAATTACCTGACCGATTTGCCAATCAAAAAAGGGTTGTCTTCGAGTGCAGCTCTTTGTGTCCTCATTGCCCGTGCTTTTAATAAATTATATGACTTAAAACTCACGATTCGGGGTGAGATGGAGTTAGCCTATCTGGGGGAAATTACCACACCCTCTCGCTGTGGGCGGATGGATCAGGCTTGTGCTTACGGAGGTCAGTCTATCTTGATGATATTTGATGGCGAACGTACAGAGGTAATTGAACTCAAGGTACCGAATAATCTGTTTTTTGTTATTGTCGATCTCGGTGCTAGCAAAAACACTCAAGAAATTCTCAATCAACTCAATCAGTGTTATCCCTTCGCCACCACCCAAGTACAGCAGAATGTGCAAAACTATCTCGACTCCATCAGTTCTACCATTACTCAGGAAGCTGTTGACGCTTTACAAAAAGGCGAGGCTGAACGAATGGGTAATTTAATGAGAAGAGCACAAGCAGAATTTGACCGATATCTAATTCCTGCCTGTCCTTCCCAATTAACGGCTCCCATTCTGCACAAAATTTTGAACTATGCACCGATTCAACCTTATATTTGGGGAGGAAAAGGTGTTGGCTCCCAAGGAGACGGTACAGCACAATTTATTGTGAAAGACGAGGAAAGCCAACAAAGGGTTATTGCAATTATTGAACGTGATTTTCCTCAAATGCAAGCTTTAAAATTAACTATTTATGCTAATTCATAA
- a CDS encoding UTP--glucose-1-phosphate uridylyltransferase, with product MLIHNVRKAVIPAAGFGTRLFPATKAVKKEFFPIIDRDGRAKPVIMVIVEEAISAGIEEIGIVVQKSDRVLFEDFFKVPPPQNLFNKLSLQNQEYSHYIQELGQRITILTQNEQEGFGHAVFCAKEWVNNEPFLLMLGDHLYASENEISCARQLLEVYQQVSQSVIGLRVTPAEVIHHYGCATGTWKQSDSILSMTQIYEKPSLEYARKHLHIDGMNDEQFLSIFGMYILQPKILDYLQYNIIHNIRERGEFQLTSALDRLRQEEGITGYVVQGQCFDTGLPDVYRQTMFDFRHAGYPMLDIEL from the coding sequence ATGCTAATTCATAACGTTCGTAAAGCCGTAATTCCAGCAGCGGGTTTTGGGACTCGCTTGTTTCCAGCCACCAAAGCGGTTAAGAAAGAATTTTTCCCCATTATTGATCGTGATGGGCGAGCGAAACCCGTGATTATGGTGATAGTAGAAGAGGCGATTAGTGCGGGAATTGAAGAAATTGGGATAGTTGTGCAAAAGAGCGATCGCGTCCTTTTTGAGGATTTCTTTAAAGTTCCACCCCCACAAAATCTATTCAACAAACTATCCCTACAAAATCAAGAATATAGCCACTATATCCAAGAATTAGGACAGCGAATCACTATTCTGACGCAAAACGAACAGGAAGGCTTTGGTCATGCTGTATTCTGTGCCAAGGAATGGGTCAATAATGAACCCTTTCTCCTGATGTTGGGCGATCATCTTTATGCCTCTGAGAATGAAATTTCCTGCGCCCGTCAACTTTTAGAGGTTTATCAACAAGTCTCTCAAAGCGTGATTGGTTTGCGCGTAACACCCGCAGAGGTGATTCATCACTATGGCTGTGCTACTGGAACCTGGAAACAGTCAGACTCGATTCTTAGTATGACTCAGATTTATGAAAAACCGAGTCTTGAATATGCGAGAAAGCATCTTCATATTGATGGCATGAACGATGAGCAATTCCTATCCATATTCGGCATGTATATCCTCCAGCCAAAAATCTTGGATTATCTACAATACAACATTATCCACAACATCCGCGAACGGGGAGAATTTCAACTCACCTCTGCTTTAGATCGATTGCGGCAAGAGGAAGGTATAACGGGGTATGTTGTCCAAGGACAGTGTTTTGATACAGGACTTCCCGATGTCTATCGGCAGACGATGTTTGATTTTCGCCATGCCGGTTATCCGATGTTGGATATTGAACTCTAG
- a CDS encoding serine/threonine protein kinase, whose protein sequence is MSNFPDLSSHGFRVVRELGHNRTGGRVTYLAIPTATASIHNSTLSESSPLTQGEPLVKGHSHRRVNPGVGKKPVVIKQFQFALGNTHWSDYDAIEREIQVLQGLNHPGIPRCFGSFQTPTGFCLVQEYKKAPSLAAPRSFDPDEIKQIAVSLLNILIYLQNRIPTISHRDIKPENILVDEKINVFLVDFGLARIGDSEVAMSSVAKGTIGFMAPEQLFNRQLSEASDLYGLGATLICLLTGTPSTAISNLIDDDYRINFKHLVPKLSLRWIEWLEKMVELKPKNRFPDAATALNALQPIYVMRVPEAKFNHSCLEFTATKLGEKLTQTLTITNSVPETVLESRLEVASHLSDPPHTPHVHEWIQFDQSHFVSNQALCKITVDTRKLMANKTFEREVLIHTNSQPETQVLTIKVKTAPVPIAAKKFPYFSLSLLVLFAAAATWFEATAWEGIVSKNGSLGMAIAIFVSAFVAILGLAAAVTSEAISQVVAKIRTRLGVPLKAMDTVAAVFFAGVAAMFVAGFGADFREMDKASTWGIASLHAAFAAVDAVVFMAAFEGEGVAQNCLQRGFSKTIAIGVSLLSTALGISLGLGFKLGFVNQLVTSAIVGTSLPLATMILYPSLERAKRIANYRKLEGNLIKP, encoded by the coding sequence ATGAGCAATTTTCCAGATTTGTCCAGCCACGGTTTCAGGGTCGTTCGAGAATTAGGACACAATCGGACTGGCGGGAGAGTGACCTATCTCGCCATCCCCACGGCTACCGCATCCATCCACAATTCAACTCTCTCCGAATCTTCTCCTCTAACCCAGGGAGAACCGCTTGTCAAGGGGCACTCACATAGGAGAGTCAATCCGGGGGTGGGGAAAAAACCCGTTGTGATTAAGCAGTTTCAATTTGCTTTAGGGAACACCCACTGGTCAGACTATGACGCGATCGAACGCGAAATTCAAGTCTTGCAGGGGCTAAATCATCCCGGTATCCCGCGTTGCTTCGGGTCTTTTCAAACACCCACCGGTTTTTGCCTAGTACAAGAATATAAAAAGGCACCTTCTCTGGCTGCGCCTCGTAGCTTTGACCCGGATGAAATTAAGCAAATTGCGGTTTCTTTACTGAATATCCTGATTTATCTGCAAAATCGAATTCCGACGATTAGTCACCGGGATATTAAACCGGAAAATATCTTAGTTGATGAGAAAATTAATGTGTTTCTGGTCGATTTTGGTTTAGCTCGGATTGGCGATTCGGAAGTGGCGATGAGCAGTGTTGCCAAAGGCACCATCGGCTTTATGGCTCCAGAGCAGTTATTTAATCGACAATTAAGTGAAGCTTCAGACCTTTATGGGTTAGGCGCAACATTAATTTGTTTACTGACGGGCACCCCATCCACAGCTATCAGTAACCTGATTGATGATGACTACCGGATTAATTTCAAGCATCTGGTTCCCAAGCTCAGTTTACGTTGGATTGAGTGGCTGGAAAAGATGGTGGAACTCAAACCCAAAAACCGCTTTCCCGATGCGGCGACGGCTTTAAATGCCCTTCAGCCGATCTATGTGATGCGCGTCCCTGAAGCGAAGTTCAATCACTCGTGCTTGGAATTTACGGCAACCAAACTGGGCGAAAAATTGACTCAGACGCTGACAATTACTAATTCAGTTCCAGAGACGGTTCTGGAAAGCCGTTTAGAAGTTGCATCCCATCTGAGTGACCCCCCTCATACCCCCCATGTTCACGAGTGGATTCAGTTCGATCAATCTCATTTTGTCAGTAACCAGGCGTTATGTAAAATTACCGTTGACACCCGTAAGCTCATGGCAAATAAAACCTTTGAGCGAGAGGTTTTAATTCACACCAATTCTCAACCCGAAACACAGGTCTTAACGATTAAAGTTAAAACCGCCCCAGTACCTATTGCGGCGAAAAAATTCCCGTATTTTTCTTTAAGTTTACTCGTCTTATTTGCGGCGGCGGCAACTTGGTTTGAAGCGACGGCTTGGGAGGGAATCGTGAGCAAAAATGGGTCACTTGGAATGGCGATCGCAATCTTTGTATCAGCGTTTGTCGCCATACTAGGATTGGCGGCGGCTGTGACTTCTGAAGCGATTTCCCAGGTGGTGGCTAAAATCCGAACCCGGTTAGGGGTTCCCCTAAAAGCCATGGATACGGTAGCGGCTGTATTTTTTGCTGGAGTAGCGGCAATGTTCGTTGCAGGATTCGGTGCCGACTTTCGAGAGATGGATAAGGCGAGTACCTGGGGAATTGCTTCGCTTCATGCCGCCTTTGCGGCGGTGGATGCCGTGGTATTTATGGCAGCATTTGAGGGTGAAGGGGTGGCTCAAAATTGCTTGCAGCGAGGATTTAGTAAAACCATCGCCATTGGGGTTTCTCTGTTATCCACGGCTTTGGGAATTAGTTTGGGACTTGGTTTCAAGCTAGGGTTTGTCAATCAGTTAGTAACCTCAGCGATTGTTGGCACAAGTTTACCGTTAGCGACAATGATTCTTTATCCTTCCTTAGAGCGTGCCAAGCGTATTGCTAATTATCGCAAATTAGAAGGGAATTTAATTAAGCCTTAA
- a CDS encoding DUF4388 domain-containing protein, translated as MCIAGYLSDFSLAQICHLIETGKQTGLLTLRACLPTQASSAAVRYIWVYQGRLVAVAHQLDQQGLVSLIAQRQWINQAIFAQLVQTCPTHQPLGSYLKHKGALQAKQLKWLFQVQVLQSMRTLFQLQDAQFEFNSTVKLPTREMTGLSIPAMEATLIGLREAQRVLTAKLPLQDRASLTNSDVLAAQLPHPNQGLISTITHHPHHRLNALEWQVWEYTNGTVSLKAIARDLKLPIKQVQQIAFRLVAVGLVKEVPLWVNSPSPSSMDRLPTQLRQEAERRNVPHLFLDNFGEFLGNI; from the coding sequence ATGTGCATTGCAGGTTACCTATCAGACTTTTCCTTAGCACAAATTTGTCACCTGATCGAAACAGGAAAGCAAACAGGCTTGCTGACACTTCGTGCCTGCCTCCCCACTCAAGCAAGCTCTGCTGCTGTGCGTTATATCTGGGTCTATCAAGGTCGCCTGGTAGCCGTCGCTCATCAGTTAGACCAACAAGGTTTAGTCTCGTTAATTGCTCAACGTCAGTGGATTAATCAGGCAATATTTGCTCAACTCGTTCAGACCTGCCCGACCCATCAACCCTTAGGTTCCTATCTTAAACACAAAGGTGCCTTACAAGCCAAACAACTGAAATGGCTATTTCAGGTTCAAGTTTTGCAGTCGATGCGTACCTTGTTTCAACTCCAGGATGCTCAGTTTGAGTTCAACTCTACGGTAAAACTACCGACGCGAGAAATGACGGGGTTGAGTATCCCGGCGATGGAAGCGACATTGATCGGATTGCGTGAAGCACAACGAGTTCTTACGGCAAAATTGCCTCTTCAGGATAGGGCATCGCTGACAAATTCGGACGTTTTAGCCGCTCAATTACCCCATCCCAATCAAGGTTTAATCAGTACAATTACTCATCACCCCCACCATCGACTTAATGCTTTAGAGTGGCAGGTTTGGGAGTATACCAATGGAACTGTTTCTCTCAAGGCAATCGCAAGGGATCTTAAACTCCCCATCAAACAAGTACAGCAAATTGCTTTTCGCTTAGTTGCCGTCGGTTTAGTGAAAGAAGTGCCTTTATGGGTTAACTCCCCATCCCCATCGAGTATGGATAGACTACCGACTCAGTTACGGCAAGAAGCCGAACGGCGGAACGTCCCACACTTATTTTTGGACAACTTTGGGGAATTTTTAGGCAATATTTAA
- a CDS encoding YdcF family protein: MNKKKWLINSLLGLVSLSLTAIAYSGWSIYRYGSHSTQIQADAAIVLGAAAWGNQPSPVFRERLNHGIALYKAAKVNTLIFTGGKGDGDELAESMVGKHYAMQQGVAEADILTETQSRTTQQNLYYSQQVAKVHNLKRFLIVSDPLHMKRSLQMAREMGMDAYPSPTPTTRYRSVSSQLKFLARESYFYLVYLVFKI; encoded by the coding sequence ATGAACAAAAAGAAATGGCTAATTAACAGCTTACTTGGGTTAGTATCCTTGAGCCTCACGGCGATCGCATACTCAGGTTGGAGCATTTATCGCTATGGCAGCCACTCAACCCAGATTCAGGCAGATGCAGCAATTGTTTTGGGCGCGGCGGCTTGGGGCAACCAACCCTCTCCCGTGTTTAGAGAACGCCTCAACCATGGGATCGCCCTGTATAAAGCGGCAAAAGTCAACACCCTGATTTTTACGGGGGGAAAAGGCGATGGCGATGAACTGGCAGAGTCGATGGTTGGCAAACACTACGCCATGCAACAAGGTGTAGCAGAAGCCGACATTTTGACCGAAACGCAATCGAGAACCACACAACAGAATCTCTATTACTCCCAGCAGGTGGCTAAGGTTCACAACTTGAAGCGGTTTCTGATTGTCAGCGACCCCTTGCACATGAAGCGATCTCTACAAATGGCGCGAGAGATGGGAATGGATGCCTATCCCTCTCCCACACCAACCACCCGCTATCGAAGTGTGAGTAGCCAACTGAAGTTCCTAGCCAGAGAAAGCTATTTCTATCTGGTTTACTTAGTGTTTAAGATTTAA
- a CDS encoding NAD(P)/FAD-dependent oxidoreductase yields the protein MLNAANNQPPHHVVIVGGGFGGLYAAQSLRKAPVKVTLIDKRNFHLFQPLLYQVATGGLSAGDISSPLRAVLSRHKNTQVLMGEVTDVDPKQKKIRLNDQELSYDTLIVATGVSHHYFGNEQWAEKAPGLKTVENALDIRRRVFLAFEAAEKETDPEKRRAWLNFVIVGGGPTGVELAGALAELAHNTLKDDFRSIDTSEAKILLLEGIDRVLPPYPPELSAKAQASLEDLGVTVQTSTLVTNIEDNLVTIRRGDQIEQIPSQTILWAAGMKASKMGEILSKATGAPCDRAGRVIVQPDLTIPDYPNIFVIGDLANFPHQYEDGKPLPGVAPVAMQEGQYVANLLKKRFKGETLPAFHYKDYGSLAVIGRHAAVVDFGFIKFSGFLAWLIWTFVHIFFLIEFDNKILVMIQWGWNYFTRKRGARLITNQDAAPPIEVEDQSNYRTPVKV from the coding sequence ATGTTAAATGCAGCCAACAACCAGCCTCCTCACCATGTTGTTATTGTTGGAGGCGGATTTGGTGGGCTTTATGCCGCACAATCACTGCGAAAAGCACCCGTCAAGGTCACATTAATTGATAAACGAAACTTTCATTTGTTTCAGCCCTTACTTTATCAAGTGGCGACCGGTGGCTTATCAGCGGGTGATATTTCCTCCCCTCTACGAGCGGTTTTGAGCCGTCATAAAAATACCCAAGTATTGATGGGGGAAGTGACGGATGTAGACCCCAAACAGAAAAAAATTAGACTCAATGATCAAGAACTAAGCTACGACACATTAATTGTTGCCACAGGCGTGAGCCACCACTACTTCGGTAATGAACAATGGGCAGAGAAAGCTCCTGGATTGAAAACAGTGGAAAACGCTCTCGATATTCGTCGTCGCGTCTTTCTCGCCTTTGAAGCCGCAGAAAAAGAAACTGACCCCGAAAAGCGCCGTGCCTGGTTAAACTTTGTGATTGTAGGAGGTGGCCCAACCGGTGTTGAATTAGCCGGGGCTTTAGCCGAGCTCGCTCACAATACCTTAAAAGACGACTTCCGCAGCATCGATACCTCGGAAGCCAAAATTTTGCTTTTAGAAGGGATAGACCGCGTTTTACCGCCTTACCCACCCGAATTGTCGGCAAAAGCCCAAGCCTCCCTAGAGGATTTGGGGGTTACGGTGCAAACCAGCACTTTAGTGACGAATATTGAGGACAATCTTGTCACTATCCGTCGTGGTGACCAAATTGAGCAAATTCCATCCCAGACGATTCTTTGGGCGGCGGGCATGAAAGCCTCTAAGATGGGGGAGATACTCTCGAAGGCAACGGGTGCACCCTGCGATCGCGCAGGACGAGTGATTGTGCAGCCCGACCTGACGATACCGGACTATCCGAATATTTTTGTGATTGGGGACTTAGCCAATTTCCCCCACCAATATGAAGACGGCAAACCCTTACCAGGAGTCGCACCGGTGGCGATGCAAGAAGGGCAGTATGTGGCTAATCTGCTCAAAAAGCGGTTTAAAGGAGAGACTCTGCCAGCCTTCCACTATAAGGACTACGGCAGCTTAGCGGTGATTGGACGCCATGCGGCGGTTGTAGATTTTGGTTTCATCAAGTTTTCCGGGTTCCTGGCTTGGCTGATCTGGACTTTCGTTCACATCTTCTTCTTAATTGAGTTTGACAATAAGATTTTGGTCATGATTCAGTGGGGATGGAATTACTTCACTCGCAAACGAGGGGCACGTCTGATTACCAATCAAGACGCTGCACCGCCGATAGAAGTTGAAGACCAGAGTAATTATCGAACGCCGGTGAAAGTGTAG
- a CDS encoding ribonuclease domain-containing protein: MKLITKGFSLLLSSLTLIGLSPLAEGKATFQPITEETGTTITAQRQMSTLPINQLPREAQITINLIYKGGPFPYRQDGTIFRNREKRLPPAPVGYYREYTVPTPGSPNRGARRLVTGQGNEIYYTGDHYRSFVRVQ, translated from the coding sequence ATGAAGCTAATTACTAAAGGCTTCAGCTTACTACTGAGTAGCTTGACATTGATAGGATTGAGTCCTTTGGCTGAAGGAAAGGCAACATTTCAGCCAATCACAGAAGAGACAGGCACTACCATAACTGCCCAAAGGCAGATGTCAACTCTTCCTATCAATCAGCTACCTCGTGAAGCGCAAATTACTATCAACTTAATCTACAAAGGAGGGCCATTTCCTTATCGACAGGATGGTACTATCTTCAGAAATCGTGAAAAAAGACTGCCTCCCGCACCTGTCGGATATTATCGAGAGTACACTGTTCCCACTCCAGGCTCTCCGAATCGAGGCGCACGACGGCTAGTCACGGGACAGGGTAATGAGATTTATTATACTGGCGACCACTATAGAAGCTTTGTCAGGGTGCAATAA
- a CDS encoding barstar family protein: MDKLLAIFKGELSPGLYKVTTEVNIDELSSLCKEYGFQFFYINGNDVATKAEFFQASAQTMNFPDYFGNNWDAFSDCIDDLSWLSADGYILLYTQPDNFANNDPSEWSIALDIFQEVLESWRETDTPMYVLLRTDSLALDTLEVL, from the coding sequence ATGGATAAGCTGCTTGCAATATTTAAGGGTGAACTGAGTCCTGGGCTATACAAAGTTACCACGGAAGTAAACATTGATGAGCTATCTTCTTTGTGCAAAGAGTATGGTTTTCAATTCTTCTACATTAATGGAAATGACGTGGCAACCAAAGCTGAGTTTTTCCAAGCTTCAGCTCAAACGATGAATTTTCCAGACTATTTTGGTAATAATTGGGATGCGTTTTCTGACTGTATTGATGACCTGAGTTGGCTATCAGCGGATGGATATATCTTGTTGTATACTCAACCCGATAATTTTGCTAACAACGACCCTTCCGAGTGGTCAATTGCACTCGATATCTTCCAGGAGGTTCTCGAATCTTGGAGGGAAACAGATACTCCGATGTATGTCTTGCTGAGAACTGATAGTTTGGCTCTGGATACGCTGGAAGTTCTCTAA
- a CDS encoding ATP-grasp domain-containing protein — translation MNKPVYFRDGDLKVIRQKIFNHDIMTCTHESVLGNHLYSGRVLGQTETEDIIQLHPNLKSQWNAITAHYARIGLSHSQNVIWDVSLKILADYPNYDVSVFYFGDSTNQASLEAAWFHQMDSDWCNVVEWMNSKNKFIQLAQELGVSVPKTLCFESKATIANFDQLPYPCYLKPAVSVDGAGISRCENQEQLCQSLKKIADDLPLQIQEEITASNFLNLQYCVTADGVKRLAATEQILDGFAHSGNRYPTKHQPWETVEAIAEWMAQRGMKDVFAFDVAVVEEGGQPRYLAIECNPRFNGASYPTGIANKLKLKSWSHETFITQYRSLDQLDLSSIEFNPQNDTGVVLVNWGSVLVGKIGVLLAGSIEQQNELRAILKQRL, via the coding sequence ATGAACAAACCTGTCTACTTTCGTGACGGAGATTTAAAAGTGATTCGCCAGAAAATTTTCAACCATGACATCATGACCTGCACCCATGAGTCTGTACTCGGTAATCATCTTTATTCCGGCAGAGTTTTAGGTCAGACTGAAACTGAAGATATTATTCAGTTACACCCGAATTTAAAGTCACAATGGAATGCAATTACCGCTCATTATGCACGGATTGGTTTAAGCCATAGCCAAAATGTCATTTGGGATGTTTCGCTGAAAATATTGGCAGACTATCCTAACTATGATGTTTCTGTTTTTTATTTTGGGGATAGTACCAATCAAGCCAGTTTAGAGGCAGCCTGGTTTCACCAGATGGATTCCGACTGGTGTAACGTTGTTGAGTGGATGAACTCCAAGAATAAGTTTATCCAACTGGCACAAGAGCTTGGAGTTAGCGTACCAAAAACACTTTGTTTTGAAAGCAAAGCCACGATTGCAAACTTTGATCAATTACCCTATCCGTGTTATTTAAAACCAGCCGTTTCTGTCGATGGAGCCGGGATTAGTCGATGTGAAAACCAAGAGCAATTATGCCAATCTCTGAAAAAAATTGCTGATGATTTACCCTTACAAATTCAGGAAGAGATAACGGCTTCAAACTTTCTTAATTTGCAATACTGCGTTACGGCTGATGGCGTAAAACGTCTTGCTGCAACAGAACAGATACTCGATGGGTTTGCACATAGTGGTAATCGCTATCCTACTAAACATCAACCCTGGGAAACGGTTGAAGCAATAGCGGAATGGATGGCACAACGAGGAATGAAAGATGTGTTTGCGTTTGATGTTGCGGTTGTAGAAGAGGGAGGACAACCTCGTTATTTAGCTATTGAGTGCAACCCACGCTTTAATGGTGCTTCTTATCCCACCGGTATTGCGAACAAACTCAAGCTTAAAAGTTGGAGTCATGAAACCTTCATAACCCAATATCGTTCACTCGATCAACTTGATCTCAGTAGTATTGAGTTTAATCCTCAAAATGATACAGGTGTTGTGCTGGTTAATTGGGGTAGTGTTTTGGTTGGAAAAATTGGTGTTCTGTTAGCTGGGTCGATTGAACAACAAAATGAACTCCGAGCTATTTTGAAACAGCGGCTTTGA
- a CDS encoding NUDIX domain-containing protein: MAKIIYGDRISKLGKVTLGCSAAIFDSTRQKVLLTRRTDNGRWCFPGGRMDAGEDATEACVREVLEETGLHVRVERLIGVYSNPHLIIEYADGERCHSVALHFEATSIAGTLSISEETTEYGYYSLNEIVSMDVMEHHLERIQDTFISQKSAFIR; this comes from the coding sequence GTGGCAAAGATTATTTACGGCGATCGCATCAGTAAGCTAGGTAAAGTTACTCTGGGTTGCTCCGCTGCCATTTTTGATTCAACAAGGCAAAAAGTATTACTTACCCGTCGCACCGATAACGGACGATGGTGTTTTCCCGGTGGACGTATGGATGCAGGTGAAGATGCGACTGAAGCCTGTGTTCGCGAAGTGTTAGAAGAAACAGGTTTGCACGTTCGCGTCGAACGCTTGATTGGGGTCTACAGCAATCCTCACTTGATCATTGAATATGCAGACGGAGAGCGCTGTCATTCTGTTGCCTTGCACTTTGAAGCCACATCCATTGCTGGCACATTGAGTATTAGTGAAGAAACCACTGAATATGGATATTATTCCCTCAATGAAATTGTCAGCATGGATGTGATGGAACACCATTTAGAGCGAATTCAAGATACTTTTATTTCTCAAAAATCCGCCTTTATCCGATGA
- a CDS encoding glycosyl hydrolase family 57, whose protein sequence is MTATVPSTNLPTLEDFRSGLPNICGWETEISSVVNHNEPVFLPRTNLRLEDITAGFACALHMHQPTIPAGANGELISNLQHMFEHPNQGDNHNAEPFAWCYSRMGEFIPQLVWEGCNPRIMLDYSGNLLWGLRQMGREDILNNLKRITCDSQYQPYVEWLGTMWSHAVVPSTPIPDIKLHIQAWQHYFAAIFGYDALKRVKGFSPPEMHLPNHPDTLYEYIKALKECGYRWLMVQEHSVENLDGSGLSHEQKYIPNRLVARNSKGETISITALIKTQGSDTKLVAQMQPYFEAKGRGKQQLGNLSVPSVVTQIADGENGGVMMNEYPRDFFRIYHELRDQGGGRTGVVPINGTEYLELMEAAGVNCEDYPTCQGINQHKIWQRVDPDHATPETVEKAIAQLKETDHQFHMDGASWTNSLSWVKGYENVLGPMTQLSAAFHQKYDSLVQQDASVTKQFEYQQALLYNLLLQTSCFRYWGQGTWTDYAREFYRRGEALLVGNG, encoded by the coding sequence ATGACTGCAACAGTACCATCTACCAACCTACCGACTTTAGAGGATTTCAGGTCAGGCTTACCCAATATCTGCGGGTGGGAGACAGAAATCAGTTCGGTGGTGAACCATAATGAACCTGTATTTTTGCCTAGGACAAATCTTCGTTTGGAAGACATCACGGCAGGATTTGCCTGCGCCCTCCACATGCACCAACCCACTATTCCAGCAGGTGCCAATGGCGAACTCATCAGCAATCTCCAGCACATGTTTGAACATCCCAATCAAGGGGATAACCACAATGCTGAACCCTTTGCTTGGTGTTATAGCCGCATGGGAGAGTTTATTCCCCAACTGGTTTGGGAGGGTTGCAATCCTCGAATTATGCTCGATTACTCTGGCAATTTGTTGTGGGGATTGCGTCAAATGGGGCGAGAAGACATTCTCAACAATCTCAAACGGATTACTTGTGACTCTCAGTACCAGCCTTATGTGGAATGGTTAGGCACCATGTGGAGTCATGCTGTCGTGCCCTCAACGCCAATTCCTGATATTAAACTCCACATTCAGGCATGGCAACATTATTTTGCCGCCATTTTTGGCTACGATGCCCTGAAGCGGGTTAAAGGTTTTTCGCCGCCAGAAATGCATCTACCTAATCACCCAGACACTTTGTATGAATACATCAAAGCCCTAAAAGAATGCGGCTATCGCTGGTTGATGGTGCAAGAACATTCTGTCGAAAATCTGGATGGTTCAGGATTAAGTCATGAACAGAAATATATTCCCAATCGTTTAGTTGCCCGTAATTCAAAGGGTGAAACCATTAGTATCACAGCGTTGATTAAAACTCAAGGTTCGGATACCAAGTTAGTAGCTCAAATGCAGCCTTATTTTGAGGCTAAAGGACGAGGTAAACAACAATTAGGTAATCTTAGCGTTCCTTCTGTCGTCACCCAAATTGCCGATGGGGAAAATGGCGGCGTGATGATGAATGAATATCCCCGTGATTTCTTCCGAATTTATCATGAATTGCGCGATCAGGGGGGCGGGAGAACGGGTGTTGTTCCCATCAACGGGACTGAATATCTGGAACTGATGGAGGCAGCCGGGGTTAATTGTGAGGATTATCCCACCTGTCAAGGGATTAATCAGCACAAAATTTGGCAACGGGTTGACCCAGATCATGCAACACCAGAAACCGTAGAAAAAGCGATCGCACAATTGAAAGAAACTGACCACCAGTTTCACATGGATGGTGCCTCTTGGACGAATAGTTTAAGTTGGGTCAAAGGCTATGAAAATGTCTTGGGGCCAATGACTCAACTCAGCGCTGCATTTCACCAAAAGTATGACTCCTTAGTGCAGCAAGATGCTTCAGTCACCAAACAGTTTGAATATCAGCAAGCCTTGTTGTACAACTTGTTACTTCAAACCAGTTGTTTTCGCTACTGGGGACAGGGAACTTGGACAGATTATGCCCGTGAATTTTATCGTCGCGGTGAAGCTTTACTGGTTGGCAACGGCTAA